A stretch of DNA from Microbacterium croceum:
AGGCGAGCCTCGTGGTCGCAAAGACCGTCGAGGGTGAGATCGGCTTCATGTCCGGCCACGAGCCGGTGCTGGCCATCCTCGCCGAAGGCCAGGTCCGGATCACCCAGACGGATGGCACCAAGGTGCTGGCCAACGCGCAGGATGGGTTCCTCTCCATGGAGGGCGACACCCTGACGATCGTTGCCGGCAACGCGGCCCTCATCGCCTGAGTAGTTCACCTCGACGCGTCCGCCTTGGGCTCCCATCACCGGGACCTGAGGCGGACGCGTCTGTCTGTATCGAGGCTTCATGAAGATCCTGCTTCCACCGTCCGAGACCAAACGACCGGGTGGTTCGGGTTCCCCCCTGGACCTGGAGGCGCTCGCACTTCCCGGCCTGCACGCCGAGCGCTCCGCCGTCATCGATGCGCTGGTCGATCTCTCTGCCGACGAAGAAGCTGCGCGTTCGGTGCTGAAGCTCAGCGCCCGACAGCTGGGCGACATCGAGCACAATCGCACGCTGCGGCACGCGGCGACCATGCCTGCTGTCGACCGCTACACCGGCGTGCTCTTCGATGCGTTGGACGCCGCCACGCTGTCGTCCGCGTCTCGTCGGTGGCTGGACGCGCACGTCTGGATCCACAGCGCGCCGTTCGGCCCCGTCGGTGCGTTGGATCCGATCCCCGCGTATCGGCTCGCGGCCGGTACGTCGCTTCCCGGAGTCGCGCCGTTGCGCCGGCACTGGGCGGATGCGACAACCGACGCGATTGTGGAGGATGCACCTGCATTCGTGCTCGATCTGCGCAGTGAGGCGTATGTCGCGCTCGGGCCGGTCCGCGATCACCTCCCCTCGGCGTACGTGCGTGTCGTCACCGACGACGACGGCGGACCGCGCGCGCTCAACCACTTCAACAAGAAATCCAAGGGGCTCCTCGTGCGCCAGCTCGCCGAGACACGCCCGACGCTGGGTTCGCTCCGGTCGCTGCGCAGATGGGCGGAGAGACGCGGGATCGTGCTCCGCGACGGTGCCGATCCCGGCACTCTGGAGCTCGTCGTCTCGGAGTGACGCGCGGCGGCAGCCTTCGTCACATGGGGAGTTCTCCCCGTGTAGGTCGTTGCCCGCTGACAGAGCGACCGATATTGTTGTGTCTCGGCGCGGAGAGCGCTCGCTCATTCCCATCCGGAGGGGATCATGGACTCTTACTACTACGACGCAGGGGCTGCCGCGTTCATCGGCATCATCGTGCTCATCAGCTTCATCGTCGGCATCGCCGGCTAC
This window harbors:
- a CDS encoding F0F1 ATP synthase subunit epsilon; this encodes MALNVSLVSADAEVWTGEASLVVAKTVEGEIGFMSGHEPVLAILAEGQVRITQTDGTKVLANAQDGFLSMEGDTLTIVAGNAALIA
- a CDS encoding YaaA family protein — its product is MKILLPPSETKRPGGSGSPLDLEALALPGLHAERSAVIDALVDLSADEEAARSVLKLSARQLGDIEHNRTLRHAATMPAVDRYTGVLFDALDAATLSSASRRWLDAHVWIHSAPFGPVGALDPIPAYRLAAGTSLPGVAPLRRHWADATTDAIVEDAPAFVLDLRSEAYVALGPVRDHLPSAYVRVVTDDDGGPRALNHFNKKSKGLLVRQLAETRPTLGSLRSLRRWAERRGIVLRDGADPGTLELVVSE